A portion of the Zootoca vivipara chromosome 6, rZooViv1.1, whole genome shotgun sequence genome contains these proteins:
- the CAPS gene encoding calcyphosin — translation METGAIAKLRAKCLERGASGIKGLARFFRVMDDDRSKTLDLEEFVQGLRDAGVPLERGEAQEIFASCDKNQSGTLDFDEFLEALRPPMSKARKEVIRQAFQKLDRTGDGLVTVEDLRGVYNGRCHPKFKSGEWTEEQVFRSFLDSFDSPDDKDGKVTAEEFLNYYSAVSASIDSDEYFVGMVKSAWKI, via the exons ATGGAGACGGGTGCCATCGCGAAACTCCGGGCAAAGTGTCTGGAAAGAGGAGCCTCTGGGATTAAGGGGCTGGCCAG GTTCTTCCGGGTCATGGACGACGACCGGAGCAAAACTTTGGACCTGGAGGAATTTGTGCAGGGGCTCCGCGATGCGGGGGTCCCCCTGGAACGGGGCGAAGCGCAGGAGATTTTCGCCTCCTGCGACAAGAACCAGAGCGGCACGCTGGACTTTGACGAGTTCCTGGAGGCCTTGCGG cccCCCATGTCCAAAGCCAGGAAGGAGGTCATCCGGCAAGCCTTCCAAAAACTGGACCGGACAGGCGATGGCCTGGTGACAGTGGAGGACCTTCGTGGGGTCTACAACGGCCGCTGCCACCCCAAGTTCAAGAGCGGCGAGTGGACGGAGGAGCAGGTCTTCCGTTCCTTCCTGGACAGCTTTGACTCCCCGGACGATAAGGATGGGAAG GTGACGGCCGAGGAGTTCCTGAACTACTACAGCGCAGTCAGCGCTTCCATCGACAGCGACGAATATTTCGTGGGCATGGTGAAATCCGCCTGGAAGATTTAG